The following proteins are co-located in the Silene latifolia isolate original U9 population chromosome 1, ASM4854445v1, whole genome shotgun sequence genome:
- the LOC141654150 gene encoding uncharacterized protein LOC141654150: protein MPRADGPFEIVEKIGSNAYKVDLLGDYGVHGTFNVGDLSPYYDSDDEEVTGLRTSPVQPGEAAEEPGIVATRSSNQRDDNSNHTTLSTTPALPALRSLSSEIHIIDYHVNKLQIIYSDHWMLVVTDVADHNQVHWFDSLGKSVPSKLRSLINASVRVYGYNGGERMRSQAPQWLQHNCARQQGVVECGYYVMRYMLEIVTRSNPTKAINEVFQDTTPYSQEELDEVRDLWANYFLNI, encoded by the exons atgccaagagctgatggcccaTTTGAAATTGTTGAAAAGATTGGATCAAATGCCTACAAGGTGGATTTACTAGGTGATTATGGGGTACATGGTACTTTCAATGTGGGAGATCTCAGTCCTTACTATGATTCAGATGATGAGGAGGTtacaggcttgaggacaagccctgttcaaccaggggaggCTGCAGAGGAGCCGGGGATCGTGGCAACACGATCAAGCAATCAGCGTGACGATAATTCCAATCATACTACCCTGTCAACAACCCCTGCCCTGCCTGCTTTGAGAAGTCTCAG TTCAGAAATACACATTATTGATTATCATGTAAATAAGTTACAAATTATTTACAGTGATCATTGGATGCTCGTTGTGACTGACGTTGCTGATCATAATCAAGTGCATTGGTTCGACTCACTAGGAAAGTCAGTGCCGTCAAAGTTGAGATCTTTAATTAATGC ATCGGTAAGAGTATACGGCTACAATGGTGGGGAAAGAATGCGTTCTCAAGCACCGCAATGGCTGCAACATAAT TGTGCTCGTCAACAAGGTGTTGTAGAATGCGGGTACTACGTCATGAGGTACATGCTGGAAATCGTCACGCGTTCTAATCCAACAAAAGCTATCAATGAG GTTTTTCAAGACACCACGCCATATTCACAAGAAGAATTAGATGAGGTTCGGGACTTGTGGGCGAACTATTTTCTCAATATCTAG